A section of the Chryseobacterium scophthalmum genome encodes:
- the mtgA gene encoding monofunctional biosynthetic peptidoglycan transglycosylase, protein MWKKIKQFIFIVLILNVVFIVWGRFFNPPITITQIGGLFEYGKLHRDYISYDEMGANVKKAVIASEDQKFFNHNGFDYTAIEKAMKNNEKGKKLRGGSTISQQTAKNIFLWQGRSWVRKGLEAVYTFIIEKVWSKDIILERYLNSIEMGQGVFGVEAAAQYYFGKPSKDLNTSEAAWIAAVLPNPKKYDPKNPSAYLRKKHNWIMRQMRNVSLK, encoded by the coding sequence ATGTGGAAAAAAATAAAACAATTTATTTTTATTGTTCTGATTCTGAATGTAGTTTTCATTGTTTGGGGAAGATTTTTCAATCCACCCATTACGATTACACAGATCGGTGGTCTTTTTGAATACGGAAAATTGCACCGTGACTATATTTCTTACGATGAAATGGGAGCTAATGTAAAAAAAGCGGTCATTGCTTCAGAAGATCAGAAGTTTTTCAATCACAATGGTTTCGATTATACGGCAATCGAAAAAGCGATGAAAAATAATGAAAAAGGTAAAAAACTGAGAGGCGGAAGTACCATTTCTCAGCAAACCGCTAAAAATATTTTCCTTTGGCAAGGCAGAAGTTGGGTGAGAAAAGGGCTTGAAGCTGTTTATACCTTCATTATCGAAAAGGTATGGTCTAAAGATATTATTCTTGAAAGATATCTGAATTCTATTGAAATGGGACAAGGAGTTTTCGGTGTGGAAGCTGCTGCGCAATATTATTTTGGGAAACCTTCAAAAGATCTTAATACTTCAGAAGCAGCATGGATTGCAGCTGTTTTACCCAATCCTAAAAAATATGATCCTAAAAATCCATCCGCTTATTTGAGGAAGAAGCACAATTGGATTATGAGACAAATGAGGAATGTAAGTTTGAAATAG
- a CDS encoding four helix bundle protein: protein MSYRNLDIYKMAFDLFTKIHKASFLLPKYELYELGSQLRRSSDSVITNIVEGYGRSVYKNEYYRFLVFSHASNDETINHLEKIIILYPEFSAEFEALKQQYDLLGGKINIYKKWVKENWNESKS, encoded by the coding sequence ATGAGTTACAGAAATTTAGACATTTACAAAATGGCTTTTGATTTATTTACAAAAATTCACAAAGCTTCTTTTCTTCTTCCCAAATATGAACTGTACGAATTAGGAAGCCAGTTAAGAAGATCGTCTGATTCTGTAATTACTAATATTGTTGAAGGTTATGGTCGTTCTGTTTATAAAAATGAATATTATAGATTTTTAGTCTTTAGCCACGCAAGTAATGATGAAACAATAAATCATCTTGAGAAAATTATAATTCTATATCCTGAATTTTCAGCAGAATTTGAAGCTTTAAAACAGCAATACGATTTGCTAGGTGGGAAAATTAATATTTATAAAAAATGGGTAAAAGAAAATTGGAATGAAAGTAAATCTTAA
- a CDS encoding type II toxin-antitoxin system RelE/ParE family toxin, with the protein MAKRLKWTEFSKSQRKDILEYWNNRNKSKEYSRKLNKLFDKIALMILEHPEIGVKINSSECRGRLIKDYYIIYINSEKSIEILSIFDTRQNPEKLESILGL; encoded by the coding sequence ATGGCTAAAAGATTAAAATGGACAGAGTTTTCAAAAAGCCAACGAAAAGATATTTTAGAATATTGGAACAATAGAAACAAATCAAAAGAATATTCAAGAAAATTGAATAAACTTTTTGATAAAATAGCATTAATGATTTTGGAACATCCTGAAATCGGAGTAAAAATAAATAGTTCAGAATGTCGTGGAAGATTGATTAAAGATTATTATATCATTTATATAAACTCCGAAAAAAGTATTGAAATCTTAAGTATTTTTGATACTCGACAAAATCCTGAAAAACTTGAAAGCATTTTAGGATTATGA
- the recF gene encoding DNA replication/repair protein RecF (All proteins in this family for which functions are known are DNA-binding proteins that assist the filamentation of RecA onto DNA for the initiation of recombination or recombinational repair.) — MIINKLTLYNFKNHSEKKFEFSPQINCFVGNNGVGKTNILDALHYLSVGKSFLGNTDTNNIKKDEDFFTLDAEIQNEESEDTLKISQPREAKKVIKKNDKSYDRMADHIGYLPSVMISPYDSNLISDSGESRRKFLDSMISQTDSGYLYDLIQYQKTIQQRNALLKYFAKNRVWDKDSLEIYDDPITRSGTKIFEKRSEFVAKLNPIVQNFYQIISGGKESVSVIYESHLLEGFDSTQPDRKFRELLIESLERDRMLTYTSKGIHKDDLLFEMDSVLIKKIGSQGQQKSFLISLKLAQMSLIKELTNKTPILLLDDIFDKLDDTRVAQLIKLVNQENFGQIFITDTHRERTESVVKKINEESIIFEV, encoded by the coding sequence ATGATCATCAACAAACTCACCCTTTACAATTTTAAAAATCATTCTGAAAAAAAGTTTGAATTTTCCCCGCAAATCAACTGTTTTGTAGGAAATAACGGCGTTGGGAAAACCAATATTCTCGATGCACTACATTATCTTTCTGTAGGAAAAAGTTTTTTAGGAAATACAGATACCAACAACATCAAAAAAGATGAAGATTTTTTCACCCTCGATGCTGAAATTCAGAATGAAGAGAGTGAAGATACTTTAAAAATATCTCAGCCGAGAGAAGCAAAAAAAGTTATTAAAAAGAATGATAAAAGTTACGATAGAATGGCCGATCATATTGGTTATTTACCAAGTGTAATGATTTCTCCCTACGATTCAAACCTTATCTCAGATTCTGGTGAAAGTCGCAGAAAGTTTTTAGATTCGATGATCTCTCAGACCGATTCAGGGTATCTTTATGATTTGATCCAGTATCAGAAAACCATTCAGCAAAGAAATGCTTTATTAAAATATTTTGCAAAAAACAGAGTTTGGGATAAAGATTCTTTGGAGATCTATGATGACCCGATCACAAGATCCGGCACTAAAATCTTTGAAAAAAGAAGTGAATTTGTCGCAAAACTGAATCCTATTGTTCAGAATTTCTATCAGATTATTTCTGGCGGAAAAGAAAGTGTTTCTGTTATTTATGAATCTCATTTATTGGAAGGCTTCGACTCCACTCAGCCTGACAGAAAATTTCGCGAACTTTTAATTGAAAGTTTAGAAAGAGACAGAATGCTTACATACACTTCAAAAGGAATTCACAAAGATGATTTGCTTTTTGAAATGGACTCTGTTTTAATTAAAAAAATAGGTTCACAAGGACAGCAGAAATCATTTTTAATATCATTAAAACTAGCTCAAATGAGTCTAATAAAAGAATTAACGAATAAAACACCGATTCTTTTACTTGATGATATTTTTGACAAGCTTGATGATACGCGCGTTGCTCAGTTGATAAAATTGGTAAATCAAGAAAATTTCGGGCAGATTTTCATTACAGATACGCACAGAGAACGAACTGAAAGCGTGGTTAAGAAGATTAATGAGGAAAGCATCATATTTGAAGTGTGA
- a CDS encoding alpha-2-macroglobulin family protein: MQRFSKVLFLILFLSCFSNAFCQKYYDTQWKKIQTNYEKGAYKSNLPVVLEIQKQAMKENNALQLIRSLKAEFSIVNRTNDDEKNDSVSKFFAKLKTTEKNLKGDDLLVYKVLLSGFTLDYYNEHSWEINGRTNMNSQDVSQIETWSKLDFKNYLIQNFNELDSENQAMNKISLVKYKDIFSNTDYIAYFSTLQDWYSLKKVNFLSNNELFTKNELAENRVLINTIFDELIAKSTGNSKLYFLHQKLSENCIFNSCKDKLVQLQNLIKMNIEGDYKVLITEEIIDELIKGKKEKEALQLVNSIKNQYPKSPFIENIKNKENQIINPFLSFKYEEQTQPNLPIHLVAEFKNVKEFSVNIYEVKDNFLPLMQFARSPYDNAYSKIKKSLVRKEVFQLNDSQDYQLHKTSVEMKALPSGIYVAEYEVSGSKPEEGNNHNFYFLVSNHKIIYQNINESNKLSNELKLISSENGKPINNENLTFYEFVEGKALNKVVGKTDEKGVFKFPMTTSKDYYRAILIQQPKTNDFQLMQMYGNNNREIYNPNKQTRTKSQIFTDRAIYRPGQTVYFKVINTKIDNEIESVVSNLKQKITLRDTNNQEVSVQNFTTNEFGSYHGSFILPKGKLNGNFRIITDGNTSGYRYIKVEEYKRPKFEVIFEPVKDEYKYGQTIELKGKAMMFSGVALSNTNVNYEIKKQNIRWRYFPWYPNDNENENSILGEVKTNEKGEFTIKLDLKKDEKLEGIQIDNYQINASATDINGETQTANTNLKVASVSHYIKADDIKNVFADENLSVKVETKNYNEQNLKKSYKVKLSKLEAPNRIFRDNFKTEVQNLPKFSKEEFISKFPHDLYDKNDEIKNWKAEKVIIDRIENQDARIKNSNLENKDKSLESSVLNLGSLNAGDYQLELYNIEGKDTIKSTQNFSVWDKKSLKPTQKTLLTVLEPKDEVSRGEKAKIYVFSSIPNALVNVFVQNGLGKTITEVHQFKNGMLEYEIEIPNDKNVTGLNIQFQLASFNDIQTETVDLKIKDTEQPLKIETVTFRDKIEPNSKEKWTVKVSGNDKEKINAEVLANMYDMSLDQFSVNTFNWQKLYRPYSFTSSYAINTGLEEKYFQNRMEYFDNKVVDIPQFNWFDGNIYFVDYSRQLETTTGVVNQEGVKAAAYTPPPPPPTAGAKASTVRMKAMAADKIEVIQNVVPEPLKAPKVENSPPTEETLENVQVRQNLNETAFFYPDLKTDAEGNVNFEFTSPEALTKWKLMFLAHTKDARATTLEKEVVTQKEFSVTPNYPRFLREGDELNLQSKLSNLTSKKLNGSAQLQILDAFTNEDISEKFGLSTLTAVSGYNKEQAFSINENGNSALTWKIKVPNNVSSIILKVVAKAGQYSDGEQKAIPVLPNRMLVTDAVPIFVKEGETITFVLDNLKNTNSTTISNVSNTLELTTNPIWEIMFALPSLKNDQNSSADVIFNKWFADVLASEIFKANPKLKTVFEEYQSKGLLISNLEKNQELKQLLLEETPWVLESKNEQEQMTKLALLFDANTMKNSINQDWDDFKKLQNPDGGFSWYQGYPSSYGTSLYILKNLGKINAWLKENVKDYQSSEQKELVAKLIGYVDNEINKYTDVKKENVINNWTLDYLDTRNYWEKQYPLKGKGATLKSLVKQKAKTTKITDFTFFGLHRAALLMSDYGLKDVSDKLLNYLKETSVDSKTQGIYWKQNLDDWGWFSSKVVNHAGALEAFNKLKPNDQKFIEDVKIWLITQKEVNSWGSSRGTSEVIFTILNSGKSWTSAESDKATIIWGGKELKPETQATGYVKSAVKTDVLDKNLATVTVTKPGAGIVQGGLFWQYYEDLNKIKSSENYISVVKELYKKVKTVNGEELQKISPETPLKVGDKVTVRMILNTDRAMEFIHIKDMRAAGFEPLNVLSGYQWKNSLGYYQSTKDASTNFYIQYMPKGKYVFEYDYVANASGKFSNGITTIQNYYAPQMNSHTKGSNVVIME, translated from the coding sequence ATGCAAAGATTTTCCAAGGTTTTGTTCCTTATCCTGTTTTTATCGTGTTTCTCTAATGCTTTCTGTCAGAAGTATTACGATACACAATGGAAAAAAATACAAACAAATTATGAAAAGGGAGCTTACAAATCAAATCTTCCGGTTGTTTTGGAAATTCAAAAACAAGCTATGAAAGAAAATAATGCCTTACAGTTGATTCGCTCTCTGAAAGCAGAATTCAGCATTGTAAATCGAACAAATGACGACGAGAAAAATGATTCAGTATCAAAGTTTTTTGCTAAACTAAAAACTACAGAAAAGAACCTGAAAGGTGATGATCTTTTAGTGTACAAGGTTTTGTTATCGGGTTTTACCCTTGATTATTATAATGAGCATTCTTGGGAAATCAATGGCAGAACCAATATGAACTCTCAGGATGTTTCTCAAATTGAAACATGGAGCAAACTTGATTTTAAAAATTATTTAATCCAAAATTTTAATGAGCTTGACTCAGAAAATCAGGCTATGAATAAAATATCTTTGGTAAAATACAAAGATATTTTTTCCAATACAGATTACATCGCTTATTTCTCTACTTTGCAGGATTGGTATTCTTTGAAAAAGGTCAATTTCTTATCTAATAATGAATTATTTACAAAGAATGAACTGGCGGAAAACAGAGTTTTGATCAATACGATTTTTGATGAATTAATTGCTAAAAGTACAGGCAATTCTAAGCTTTATTTTCTACATCAGAAACTTTCTGAGAATTGTATTTTTAATTCTTGTAAAGATAAATTAGTACAGCTTCAGAATTTAATAAAAATGAATATTGAAGGTGATTACAAAGTGCTTATTACTGAAGAAATAATAGATGAATTAATTAAAGGGAAAAAAGAAAAAGAAGCGCTTCAGCTTGTCAATTCTATCAAAAATCAATATCCGAAATCTCCTTTTATTGAAAATATTAAAAATAAGGAAAACCAGATCATTAATCCTTTTTTAAGCTTCAAATATGAAGAACAAACTCAGCCGAATCTGCCAATTCATTTGGTTGCAGAGTTTAAGAATGTGAAAGAATTTTCTGTAAATATTTATGAAGTAAAAGATAATTTTTTGCCGTTGATGCAATTTGCGAGAAGCCCTTACGATAATGCTTACTCAAAAATAAAAAAATCATTGGTAAGAAAAGAAGTTTTTCAGTTAAATGATTCTCAAGATTATCAGCTTCATAAAACTTCTGTTGAAATGAAAGCGCTTCCTTCCGGAATTTATGTTGCCGAATATGAAGTTTCAGGTTCAAAACCAGAAGAAGGTAATAATCATAACTTTTATTTTTTAGTTTCAAATCATAAAATTATTTATCAGAATATCAACGAAAGCAATAAACTTTCTAATGAATTGAAATTAATCAGTTCTGAAAATGGGAAGCCAATCAATAATGAAAATCTTACATTTTATGAGTTTGTAGAAGGTAAAGCTTTAAATAAAGTTGTCGGTAAAACAGATGAAAAGGGAGTTTTCAAATTTCCGATGACTACTAGTAAAGATTATTACAGAGCGATTTTGATTCAACAGCCGAAAACCAATGACTTTCAGCTGATGCAAATGTATGGTAACAATAATCGGGAAATATACAATCCGAATAAACAAACTCGTACAAAATCTCAGATCTTTACAGACAGAGCGATTTACAGACCCGGACAAACTGTATATTTTAAAGTCATTAATACGAAAATAGACAATGAAATAGAATCTGTTGTATCAAATTTAAAACAGAAAATAACTTTAAGAGATACCAATAATCAGGAAGTTTCGGTACAGAATTTTACCACCAATGAATTTGGTTCTTATCATGGAAGTTTTATTTTGCCTAAAGGAAAACTGAACGGGAATTTTAGAATCATCACTGATGGAAACACGAGTGGTTACAGATATATAAAGGTTGAAGAATACAAACGTCCAAAATTTGAAGTGATTTTTGAACCTGTAAAAGATGAATATAAATACGGACAGACCATCGAACTGAAAGGTAAAGCAATGATGTTTTCGGGAGTGGCTTTGAGTAACACCAACGTCAACTACGAAATTAAAAAACAAAATATTCGTTGGAGATATTTTCCTTGGTATCCAAATGATAATGAGAATGAAAACTCCATTCTTGGCGAAGTTAAAACTAATGAAAAAGGAGAGTTTACCATAAAATTAGACCTTAAAAAAGATGAAAAATTAGAAGGAATTCAGATTGATAATTACCAAATCAACGCCTCTGCGACTGATATCAATGGTGAAACTCAAACTGCGAATACCAATTTGAAAGTAGCTTCGGTTTCTCATTACATCAAAGCAGACGATATCAAAAATGTTTTTGCGGATGAAAACCTAAGCGTAAAAGTTGAAACCAAAAATTACAACGAACAAAACCTTAAAAAATCTTATAAGGTAAAGCTTTCAAAACTGGAAGCTCCAAACAGGATTTTCAGAGATAATTTCAAAACAGAAGTTCAGAATCTGCCGAAATTTTCAAAAGAAGAGTTTATCAGCAAGTTTCCACATGATTTGTATGATAAAAATGATGAAATAAAAAACTGGAAAGCTGAAAAAGTAATAATAGATAGAATCGAGAATCAAGACGCTAGAATCAAGAATTCAAATCTTGAAAATAAAGATAAAAGTCTTGAGTCTAGCGTCTTAAATCTAGGTTCTTTAAACGCCGGAGATTACCAATTGGAATTGTATAATATTGAAGGGAAAGACACAATAAAATCTACTCAAAATTTCAGTGTTTGGGATAAAAAATCTTTGAAACCTACACAAAAAACTTTATTAACCGTTTTAGAACCAAAAGATGAGGTTTCGAGAGGTGAAAAAGCAAAAATTTATGTGTTTTCATCAATTCCAAATGCTTTGGTGAATGTTTTCGTACAAAATGGGTTAGGAAAAACAATTACCGAAGTTCATCAGTTCAAAAACGGAATGCTGGAATATGAAATTGAAATTCCAAATGATAAAAATGTAACGGGTTTAAATATTCAGTTTCAGTTGGCTTCATTTAATGATATCCAGACCGAAACGGTTGATTTAAAAATTAAAGATACAGAGCAGCCACTGAAAATAGAAACTGTAACATTCAGAGATAAAATAGAACCCAATTCTAAAGAAAAATGGACTGTAAAAGTTTCAGGTAACGACAAAGAAAAGATCAATGCTGAGGTTTTAGCCAATATGTATGATATGTCTTTGGACCAGTTTTCTGTGAATACCTTTAACTGGCAAAAATTGTACAGACCTTATTCATTTACGTCTTCTTATGCAATCAATACGGGTCTTGAGGAAAAATATTTTCAAAACAGAATGGAATATTTTGATAATAAGGTGGTAGATATTCCTCAGTTTAACTGGTTTGATGGAAACATTTACTTTGTAGATTACAGCAGACAACTGGAAACCACAACAGGAGTTGTTAATCAGGAAGGTGTAAAAGCAGCTGCATATACTCCGCCACCGCCGCCACCAACTGCAGGTGCAAAAGCAAGTACAGTAAGAATGAAGGCAATGGCTGCAGATAAAATAGAAGTCATTCAGAATGTTGTTCCTGAACCTTTAAAAGCACCAAAAGTTGAAAATTCTCCTCCAACTGAAGAGACTTTAGAAAATGTTCAGGTTCGTCAAAACTTAAACGAAACTGCATTCTTCTATCCTGATTTAAAAACGGATGCAGAAGGAAATGTTAACTTCGAATTCACGTCGCCCGAAGCTCTTACAAAATGGAAATTGATGTTCCTTGCTCATACAAAAGACGCAAGAGCTACAACATTGGAAAAAGAAGTGGTGACGCAAAAAGAGTTTTCTGTTACCCCAAATTACCCAAGATTTTTGAGAGAAGGGGATGAATTGAATCTTCAGTCAAAACTATCAAACTTAACAAGCAAAAAATTGAACGGTTCTGCACAACTGCAGATTTTGGATGCGTTTACCAACGAAGATATTTCAGAAAAATTTGGGTTAAGTACTTTGACGGCAGTTTCCGGATACAATAAGGAACAAGCTTTTTCAATAAATGAAAACGGAAACTCTGCATTAACCTGGAAAATAAAAGTACCGAATAATGTTTCATCAATTATTTTAAAAGTAGTTGCAAAAGCAGGACAATATTCTGATGGTGAACAAAAAGCGATTCCGGTTTTACCAAACAGAATGTTGGTGACTGATGCAGTTCCGATTTTTGTGAAAGAAGGTGAAACGATAACTTTTGTTTTAGACAATCTTAAAAATACAAACTCAACAACGATCTCTAATGTTTCGAATACTTTAGAATTGACGACCAATCCGATTTGGGAAATTATGTTTGCACTTCCAAGTCTGAAAAATGACCAGAATAGTTCTGCAGATGTGATCTTTAATAAATGGTTTGCCGATGTTTTGGCTTCAGAAATTTTTAAAGCCAATCCGAAACTGAAAACAGTTTTTGAAGAATATCAAAGCAAAGGATTATTAATTTCAAATCTTGAAAAAAATCAGGAGCTGAAACAATTGTTGCTTGAAGAAACGCCTTGGGTTTTGGAAAGTAAAAACGAACAAGAACAGATGACAAAATTAGCATTGCTTTTTGATGCTAATACAATGAAAAATTCTATCAATCAGGATTGGGATGATTTCAAAAAGCTGCAAAATCCGGATGGTGGTTTTTCTTGGTATCAAGGTTATCCGAGTTCGTACGGAACGTCTCTTTATATTCTGAAAAATTTAGGAAAAATAAACGCTTGGTTAAAAGAGAATGTGAAAGATTATCAATCTTCCGAACAGAAAGAATTGGTGGCAAAACTGATTGGTTATGTTGATAATGAAATCAATAAATATACAGATGTTAAAAAGGAAAATGTAATCAATAATTGGACTTTAGATTATCTGGACACCCGAAATTATTGGGAAAAACAATATCCTTTAAAAGGAAAAGGGGCAACGCTGAAATCTTTGGTAAAGCAAAAAGCCAAAACAACTAAAATTACCGATTTTACATTCTTCGGATTGCATCGTGCAGCTTTATTGATGAGCGATTATGGCTTAAAAGATGTTTCTGATAAACTATTAAATTATTTAAAAGAGACTTCAGTCGATTCTAAAACTCAGGGAATTTATTGGAAACAGAATCTTGACGATTGGGGTTGGTTCAGCTCAAAAGTTGTTAATCATGCAGGAGCTTTGGAAGCATTCAATAAGCTGAAACCAAACGACCAAAAATTCATCGAAGACGTGAAGATCTGGCTGATTACTCAGAAAGAAGTCAATTCTTGGGGAAGCTCAAGAGGTACTTCAGAAGTGATTTTTACGATTTTAAATTCAGGAAAATCTTGGACTTCTGCGGAAAGCGATAAAGCAACAATCATTTGGGGCGGAAAAGAACTGAAACCGGAAACTCAGGCGACAGGTTATGTAAAATCTGCTGTAAAAACAGATGTTTTAGACAAAAATCTTGCAACAGTTACAGTAACAAAACCAGGCGCAGGAATTGTTCAGGGAGGTTTATTCTGGCAGTATTATGAAGACTTGAATAAAATAAAATCTTCCGAAAATTATATTTCTGTAGTAAAAGAACTGTACAAAAAAGTGAAAACAGTAAACGGTGAAGAATTGCAGAAAATCTCTCCCGAAACTCCGCTGAAAGTTGGCGATAAAGTGACGGTAAGAATGATTTTAAATACAGACCGCGCCATGGAATTTATTCACATCAAAGATATGCGAGCTGCAGGATTTGAACCGTTGAATGTGCTTTCCGGTTATCAATGGAAAAATAGTTTAGGATATTATCAGTCAACCAAAGATGCGTCTACGAATTTCTATATTCAGTATATGCCGAAAGGAAAATATGTTTTTGAATATGATTATGTAGCCAATGCATCAGGAAAATTCTCAAACGGAATTACAACGATTCAAAACTATTATGCGCCGCAGATGAATTCACATACAAAAGGTTCGAATGTGGTAATTATGGAATAG
- a CDS encoding recombinase → MKLLSSSTKNFESVLKKYFSFKNETVSLEPLAEFLEAIKKTDFKNVLNFLKSNPNSAVHFKHYIYNVFEERPFNLSLTEANILSENAFFPELKKRILNKVLPPVENEKTVWYLIDNVSFRPKTDLEYLHNIPEDEVNEFLNILGISDFIEKPNVKRELIFSMNILSWRVTGMALEVDVVRMAPEYRNFDNPFLALQNELEALAEEFKINPEIQLHSKDSRYKQIKIYAEQCQDFVNIAFKNSSKYGISGKINQSLLKIRQQTQRISEIVNLLIIDQPEDIVIKSKQLIFNILSYKSHKNNISDLINDSTRLISHLITNHTAETGSHYITSSRKQYMKMFYKASGGGIIVGALCVLKMLYGFMPGSDFFHAFLYSLNYAMGFVMIYLMGFTLATKQPAMTAATMTKVLSEQESTKNNYTEFADLVSKLFRSQFIAFVGNVLLSFPIALLIIYGLDVFFSQNLAVEKSDKLLKDLDPFESKAILHACIAGFYLFISGIISGNIGNNSVFYQIPDRIAKNLPIRRMFGVRFAKSLSKYYAKNWAGIISNFWFGVFLGATAPVGLFFGLDLDIRHITFAAGNFAIGLYGKDFIVGSSVFWTSFITVFIIGFFNFLVSFSLSMFLAFRSRKMNFGEVREIYRAIYRYFLRNPLKFFIPLRSSFDVKSDQLVQSSMPTKSEDR, encoded by the coding sequence ATGAAACTGTTGAGTTCAAGTACAAAAAATTTCGAATCTGTCCTTAAAAAGTATTTTTCTTTCAAGAATGAGACTGTTTCGTTGGAGCCTTTAGCTGAGTTTTTAGAGGCAATAAAAAAGACGGATTTTAAGAACGTTCTTAATTTTTTAAAATCAAACCCAAACTCTGCAGTTCATTTCAAACATTATATTTACAACGTTTTTGAAGAAAGACCTTTCAATCTTTCTTTAACGGAAGCCAATATTCTTTCAGAAAATGCCTTCTTTCCCGAACTCAAAAAAAGAATCTTAAATAAAGTTTTACCACCTGTAGAAAACGAAAAAACAGTTTGGTATCTTATCGATAATGTCAGTTTCAGACCAAAAACTGATCTTGAATATTTACATAATATTCCTGAAGATGAGGTGAATGAGTTTCTGAATATTTTAGGGATTTCAGATTTCATTGAGAAACCAAATGTAAAAAGAGAACTGATATTTTCGATGAATATCCTTTCGTGGCGCGTTACCGGAATGGCTCTTGAAGTTGATGTGGTAAGAATGGCTCCTGAATACAGGAATTTCGATAACCCATTTTTGGCATTGCAGAACGAACTAGAAGCTTTGGCGGAGGAATTTAAAATCAATCCTGAAATTCAGCTTCACTCAAAAGACAGCCGTTATAAGCAGATTAAAATTTATGCGGAACAATGTCAGGATTTTGTGAATATCGCCTTCAAAAACTCTTCTAAATACGGTATTTCAGGGAAAATTAATCAGTCTCTGCTTAAGATTCGTCAACAGACCCAGAGAATTTCTGAGATTGTCAATTTATTAATTATTGATCAGCCTGAAGATATTGTTATTAAGTCTAAACAGTTGATTTTTAATATTCTTAGCTATAAGTCTCACAAGAATAATATTTCAGATCTTATCAACGACAGTACGCGTTTGATTTCACATTTAATTACCAATCATACTGCAGAAACCGGAAGTCATTACATCACGTCAAGTCGCAAACAGTACATGAAAATGTTCTACAAAGCAAGCGGTGGAGGGATTATCGTTGGTGCATTATGCGTTTTAAAAATGCTGTACGGTTTTATGCCCGGAAGCGATTTTTTCCATGCATTTTTGTATTCATTAAACTATGCAATGGGATTTGTGATGATTTATCTGATGGGCTTTACTTTGGCAACAAAACAGCCTGCAATGACCGCTGCAACGATGACCAAAGTTTTGTCTGAACAGGAAAGCACCAAAAATAATTATACCGAATTTGCTGATTTGGTTTCAAAATTATTCCGAAGTCAGTTTATTGCTTTTGTAGGAAATGTACTTCTTTCTTTCCCGATTGCATTGCTGATTATTTACGGTTTAGATGTTTTCTTTTCGCAAAATTTGGCGGTGGAAAAGTCAGATAAATTATTGAAAGATCTTGATCCATTTGAATCTAAAGCTATTTTACACGCTTGTATTGCCGGTTTTTATCTTTTTATTTCAGGAATTATTTCAGGTAATATTGGAAATAACTCGGTGTTTTACCAAATTCCGGATCGAATCGCCAAAAATCTTCCGATTAGAAGAATGTTTGGAGTTCGCTTTGCGAAAAGTCTTTCGAAATATTATGCTAAAAACTGGGCCGGAATTATTTCTAATTTCTGGTTTGGAGTTTTTCTTGGAGCAACAGCGCCAGTTGGCTTATTTTTCGGTCTCGATTTAGATATTCGTCACATCACTTTTGCTGCCGGAAACTTTGCAATTGGTTTGTATGGAAAAGATTTTATCGTAGGTTCATCAGTTTTCTGGACATCATTTATCACCGTTTTTATCATTGGATTCTTCAATTTCCTGGTAAGCTTCAGTTTATCGATGTTCTTGGCGTTCCGTTCAAGAAAAATGAATTTTGGTGAAGTAAGAGAGATTTACCGAGCTATTTATAGATATTTCTTAAGAAATCCTTTGAAATTTTTTATTCCGCTTCGTTCAAGCTTTGATGTGAAATCTGATCAGTTAGTGCAAAGTTCAATGCCTACAAAATCTGAAGATCGATAA